From Candidatus Hydrogenedentota bacterium:
GAATCCTGTTATCCACCACCATATGGAGATCCGTGGGGTGGGCATTATTGATGTGCGCTCCATCTTTGGCGTGGGCAGTGTCCGCAATTCTAAACGTATCGGTATGGTGGCCGAGCTGGAAGATTGGGATGAAAAGACCGATTATGATCGGCTGGGCATGTCAGAGAAGTACGTTGAAATTTTAGGCGTTCGGATCCACCACATGCGTATACCCGTGAAACCGGGCAGAAACGTGGGAATCATTATTGAAGTTGCCGCATTGAATCAGCGTCTGAAAGAAATGGGCATCAGTTCCGCCGATCAATTGGATAAAAATGTTTCCAGTCGAAACAAACAAATGGGACTATGACCACACTTTATCTGTCCGTACAACCTTTCGCTAATACGCCCCCTCTGCCTATTGGCGCCCCTTATAAAGTATTATGAGTAAACATAAACGACCGGGAAAAAAAAGAAGAAGCAGTGTACGAACCCGCGATTGGGAACAGAATCCCGATGCTGATTTTTCCCATGATCTGTCTCGACACCGACGCGCACAAAGTAAGTTAGT
This genomic window contains:
- a CDS encoding HPr kinase/phosphorylase, which translates into the protein NPVIHHHMEIRGVGIIDVRSIFGVGSVRNSKRIGMVAELEDWDEKTDYDRLGMSEKYVEILGVRIHHMRIPVKPGRNVGIIIEVAALNQRLKEMGISSADQLDKNVSSRNKQMGL